From the Paenibacillus sp. R14(2021) genome, the window TGCAACAACTCTCCATCCCCAACGCCTGTAATCCGGCTCATCTACACGTATAAGTGTCAGGCGAATGATAATGAAATGGATAATTTGGGTGCCAATAATGCCGATTCCCAATGCTTTTACACCCTCTACGCGGTACATAATAAGCAGGAAGATAGCCAGAATGGCTAATACACAGAGATGACTGCGATACAATTCATCACGAACGGTTATTTTTTGCTTTAGCTGGTACTGGTAGATCGTTGCCTTCTCCTGTTCAGCTAGCTTGCCTCGCATGATATCGTCAATCCTTTCATCAATCTACATCAATGTATCGGATTTTATGGAGCTATTATGAAGACCTGCCCATCAAAAGAAGTACAAGCAGCACGTCACCATTCTGGGCGTTGCAACATAAACTGTATTACTATTTGAAATGGGCTATGAAAGTCGTATAGGTTGCTAGACTTTGTGGCATACTAGTAACAATGGCATATTTTATTACAATGAGGTGAAGCGAAATGACGGAACAACCTTCAAGCAGTGCGTGCATTATATGCGGTCATGAGAAACAGGAAGGTATTCGGATTATTGATGAATTTATATGCGAATCGTGCGAAAGCGAAATGGTCCGCACAGAGGTACAGGATGCGAAGTATCCATTTTTTATTCATCAGCTAAGACGCATCTGGCTTCAAAATAATGCATAGACCCTGCATCCAAGCAGCTATTTAATCCCTTATTTTTCTCGTGTCGTAGTCATTTATCGAGAGAGATCGGGGGATTTTTTCTTTTCTCCTGCAGTTTATGTCAAGGTCAGAATGATTTATGATGAGAACATAAGCAAATAAGAACCAGGGGGAAAAGATTTGTC encodes:
- a CDS encoding transposase is translated as MRGKLAEQEKATIYQYQLKQKITVRDELYRSHLCVLAILAIFLLIMYRVEGVKALGIGIIGTQIIHFIIIRLTLIRVDEPDYRRWGWRVVAPWIGYIPTAHIELGLFRRLHRHLLWLGLCAIGVFYPWANEATMISLIMCHVWFLAPRLVVVRRLKKAKREGILKIASNEVSFYHR
- a CDS encoding sigma factor G inhibitor Gin → MTEQPSSSACIICGHEKQEGIRIIDEFICESCESEMVRTEVQDAKYPFFIHQLRRIWLQNNA